One segment of Oscillospiraceae bacterium MB08-C2-2 DNA contains the following:
- a CDS encoding HD-GYP domain-containing protein translates to MRYISAKNLKVGMIVASPLYGKNFHYLISENTSLTEERITRIQSMGYPGVYIQDSISREVEVQELIPQERRMAMVQSAKQILLQAEGGHFLNVKNRLTDAQQATLVSPVIDAVIKHRDGISDWIDLKPHEDYPYYHAVNTTLLSALIGIDLGLSGPQLFELCLAALLHDVGNMFIPKNILSKPDRLTAAEYAIVKEHAEKGFQFLQDQMGLPIASCMGALHHHECYDGSGYPYGLSKERISIYGKIIAVTDNYDAMVSQRPHRAPLFPSQALAVIDEGSGKLYDPGVVESLHRKIALYPAGTCLQLSTGMQGIVYSNNPEHPDKPKVKLLNSSPAAPVFLDFAKDPVQNIKITRIIPL, encoded by the coding sequence ATGCGTTACATCTCAGCTAAAAATCTTAAAGTCGGTATGATTGTGGCCAGCCCTCTTTATGGTAAGAATTTTCACTACCTGATCAGTGAAAACACCTCTTTAACCGAAGAGCGCATCACGCGCATTCAAAGTATGGGCTATCCCGGAGTATACATACAGGATTCTATCTCCAGAGAGGTGGAGGTTCAGGAGCTGATTCCGCAGGAACGGCGCATGGCTATGGTGCAATCCGCCAAGCAAATTCTCTTGCAGGCGGAAGGCGGCCATTTTTTAAATGTAAAAAACCGCCTGACCGACGCTCAGCAAGCCACTTTGGTTTCGCCTGTAATCGATGCAGTCATTAAACACCGTGATGGCATTTCAGACTGGATTGACTTAAAGCCTCACGAGGATTACCCCTATTATCATGCGGTCAACACCACGTTGCTTTCGGCGCTGATCGGCATTGATCTGGGCCTTTCGGGCCCACAGCTTTTTGAACTTTGTCTAGCGGCTCTGCTCCACGATGTGGGGAATATGTTTATACCCAAAAACATTCTATCAAAGCCGGACCGGCTGACAGCAGCAGAATATGCTATTGTAAAAGAGCATGCAGAAAAAGGCTTTCAGTTCTTGCAGGATCAGATGGGCCTGCCCATTGCCTCCTGTATGGGTGCACTGCATCACCATGAATGCTATGACGGCAGCGGCTACCCTTACGGATTGAGTAAGGAGCGCATCTCCATTTATGGCAAAATCATTGCGGTTACCGATAATTACGATGCCATGGTCTCCCAACGCCCCCATCGGGCTCCACTATTCCCCTCGCAGGCGTTGGCTGTGATTGATGAAGGCAGCGGTAAGCTCTATGACCCTGGGGTGGTGGAAAGCCTTCACCGCAAAATCGCTCTGTACCCTGCAGGCACCTGCCTGCAGCTCAGCACCGGCATGCAGGGTATTGTTTATTCCAACAACCCTGAACATCCCGATAAACCCAAGGTGAAACTTCTCAATTCTTCTCCGGCTGCACCGGTTTTTCTGGATTTTGCCAAAGACCCTGTGCAAAACATTAAAATAACACGAATCATTCCTTTATAG
- the tnpA gene encoding IS200/IS605 family transposase: MKDINSLEHTKWRCQYHVVFAPKYRRQVIYREIKADIGFILRKLCDQKGVEIIEANACPDHIHMLISIPPKFSVSQIMGYLKGKSSLMIFDRHANLKYKYGNRHFWARGYYVDTVGRNKKQIQEYIKKQLEEDELSDQMSLKEYTDPFTGSKNTKA; the protein is encoded by the coding sequence ATGAAAGACATAAACAGTTTAGAACATACCAAGTGGAGATGTCAATACCACGTAGTATTTGCACCAAAATACAGGAGACAAGTAATATATCGGGAAATTAAAGCAGACATAGGGTTTATCCTAAGGAAATTGTGTGATCAAAAAGGGGTAGAAATTATAGAAGCGAACGCATGCCCAGATCACATCCATATGCTAATCAGTATACCACCAAAGTTTAGTGTATCGCAGATAATGGGGTATCTAAAAGGGAAGAGCAGCTTAATGATATTCGACCGTCATGCAAATTTGAAGTACAAATATGGAAATAGGCATTTCTGGGCAAGAGGGTATTATGTGGATACAGTAGGGCGGAATAAAAAGCAGATACAGGAGTATATCAAAAAGCAATTGGAGGAAGATGAGCTATCCGATCAGATGAGTCTCAAGGAGTACACTGACCCGTTTACGGGTAGCAAGAACACCAAGGCATAA